From the genome of Ananas comosus cultivar F153 linkage group 18, ASM154086v1, whole genome shotgun sequence, one region includes:
- the LOC109724061 gene encoding kinesin-like protein KIN-12E isoform X2 has translation MGERFHDAPPFWTVKSCGSCWLGEKSSGAEGERLKEAANINRSLSTLGLVIMTLVDIANGKNRHVPYRDSRLTFLLQDSLGGNSKTTIVANVSPSICSSSETLSTLKFAQRAKLIQNNAKVNEDASGDVMALQRQVQDLKDQLTYLKNHQIIPISLCYPSSSSKPINSSVLSDEFTSLEGNKFETFNDSSLLQQKVNDLESALVGSMRREKLAEAEVRRLEAEIKHMNRLVHLLEDDAQRTRVILKLRDEKLRRLELLADDLVSSDVYLMEENVALSKEIQLLRERIDRNPDLSKFALENIRLVEQLRMLQNFYEGGGWEALSTEISQLRNCFLNILEGKYAPDRWMETQGDESLEELDSCRRQLDEYQKNYVLSTRDINMPNCLCQLEKNQDIGKLLAELEQVKQDNDKFLELAKVDKEQDPERWKEQRSQSSESSSSILINADKAKFEELHKQVSILTRENSKFRDLVAAKEAEIAALSEEWEKAIVDLSSFLLDGCKSLEDASEHIGNVVKLCPHKNLWVNEQFERAVKMNIEKENLISDLQSKLHGARKTARELKTKLDSLRGAAIAISEVQQQENDEGNEELLHLKELLHEKDSQIEELENLVKSKEGLVVEAEKTADAASLVIQKLYDRSPAEPLDVGEVTSTFDDLDPHCKVKLDYLLQHIEEKAKQVPSLLSKFEKAQETMEEAEMMMKALLKANEDSKHERDFWKQATQVVLTEKATIIEDLHRSEALNSSVIRQAYANLEEISELASSIEGSFHEIQKIKMEEMNSICSEMASFGQVVKRWIGDLKSFLINIISEITEKDFESHVLYQCQIGALIEQIKHSNVDSSSLSCTQIRSSSMCSNVQPCLAVEHVGGTKELLNEAKTVRDMVSVELDNVFIAKPEEFENEIEDLADYLSLKGEFARKDDIIEGLFFDLRLLQESTSYTKDMKDKIEETVATLIQVQHELAMKTSLVESILETQKILEIQINESEAALHSSRYKLEQAQNLCEVLSRENKVLRDLMEDELLKNGEMEKQLEEKSKVINSLESQILLVNSSVGESFCSSVEEITEELKAINDEKVHLQTEIFDLNGKLEMAMTLVDEKEAIAVEARQVAEASKIYAEEKEEEVKILEHSIGELEATIGVLEKKVYDLKEQVESYQLIRKALELEVEALTGRILWLENSGEGFVAEGQCVEGGKSQLSSKLDDGIAELCEARKCIEDLEMESKLKEEEIKQYKDHISELVLHSEAQSSLFQEKFKVLEHMISSVKVEPSASNPEPGANKLEKTSARTRGSSSPFRCLTNMVQQMSMEKDQELAMARLRIEELEALVSNKQKEVCQLTARLATVDTMTHDVIRDLLGIKLDMTNYANLIDQEQLQKLLTEYHEQTEKSKTKDMEILNLKKQIDHLIHERNSLIEEIDQRSEDILACQLTVERLQQREQLLLAQNEMLKVDKASLHQKIIELDETMELIAESRNSEDRTQKPRNSGGSSGNFGSDEFSKRLAQSDKLLSHARHELPRYRKSSNSIQLD, from the exons TCTAGTTATCATGACTCTAGTGGATATAGCAAATGGGAAAAACCGCCATGTTCCTTATAGAGATTCAAGACTCACATTTCTTCTTCAG GATTCACTAGGAGGAAATTCTAAAACAACAATTGTTGCCAACGTCAGCCCATCTATTTG CTCTTCAAGTGAGACATTAAGCACTCTAAAGTTTGCTCAACGTGCCAAGCTCATTCAAAACAAT GCAAAAGTGAATGAGGATGCTTCAGGGGATGTGATGGCATTACAGCGACAAGTACAAGATTTAAAAGATCAGTTGACCTACTTGAAAAATCACCAAATCATCCCTATATCTCTGTGTTATCCCTCTTCCAGCTCTAAGCCAATAAATTCAAGTGTTCTTTCTGATGAATTCACTTCTTTGGAAGGAAACAAATTTGAGACATTCAATGACTCGAGTCTTCTACAGCAGAAG GTTAACGACCTGGAATCTGCTTTAGTTGGCAGCATGAGGAGAGAGAAATTGGCAGAGGCTGAAGTCAGGAGGTTAGAGGCTGAAATCAAGCATATGAATCGATTG GTGCATTTGTTGGAAGACGATGCTCAGAGAACCAGAGTAATTCTAAAATTGCGCGATGAAAAGCTAAGACGATTGGAATTGCTTGCAGATGACCTAGTGTCGTCTGATGTCTACCTCATGGAGGAAAACGTTGCATTATCCAAAGAGATCCAGTTATTACGGGAGCGAATTGATAGAAATCCTGATTTAAGTAAATTTGCTTTGGAAAACATAAGACTTGTCGAGCAGCTTAGAAT GCTTCAAAACTTCTATGAGGGAGGGGGATGGGAGGCATTATCAACAGAGATTTCTCAGTTGCGCAATTGT TTTCTTAACATTCTTGAGGGGAAATATGCACCCGATAGGTGGATGGAAACTCAG GGCGATGAGTCATTAGAGGAGCTGGACAGCTGTCGGAGGCAACTGgatgaatatcaaaaaaattatgttttgtcCACTAG GGACATTAATATGCCAAACTGCCTATGCCAGCTTGAAAAGAATCAGGATATTGGCAAATTACTGGCAGAACTTGAGCAAGTTAAACAAGACAACGACAAATTTCTTGAACTTGCGAAAGTAGATAAAGAACAGGATCCTGAACGATGGAAAGAACAACGTAGTCAATCTTCAGAAAGCAGTAGCAGTATCCTGATAAATGCAGATAAGGCAAAATTTGAAGAATTGCATAAGCAGGTATCCATTCTGACtcgagaaaattcaaaatttagggATCTTGTTGCTGCCAAAGAGGCGGAGATTGCTGCATTGTCAGAAGAGTGGGAGAAGGCAATAGTTGATTTGTCCAGCTTCCTCTTAGACGGTTGCAAATCACTAGAAGATGCATCTGAACATATTGGAAATGTAGTTAAATTATGTCCTCATAAGAACTTATGGGTTAATGAACAATTTGAGAGGGCCGTAAAGATGAATATtgagaaagaaaatttaatcTCCGATCTCCAAAGCAAGCTTCATGGTGCACGGAAAACAGCACGGGAATTGAAGACAAAGTTGGATTCTCTGAGGGGAGCAGCTATCGCTATATCAGAAGTTCAGCAGCAGGAGAATGATGAAGGTAATGAAGAATTGTTGCATCTGAAGGAATTATTGCACGAGAAAGATTCACAAATTGAAGAACTGGAAAATCTAGTAAAATCTAAAGAAGGCCTTGTTGTAGAAGCAGAAAAAACAGCTGATGCTGCTTCTCTGGTAATTCAGAAGTTGTACGACAGGAGTCCTGCAGAACCTTTGGATGTGGGCGAGGTAACATCAACTTTTGATGACCTCGATCCGCATTGTAAG GTAAAGCTTGATTATTTGTTGCAACACATAGAAGAGAAAGCAAAGCAGGTGCCGAGCTTGCTTTCGAAATTTGAGAAGGCTCAAGAAACCATGGAAGAAGCTGAAATGATGATGAAAGCACTTCTAAAGGCCAATGAAGATTCAAAACATGAAAGAGACTTTTGGAAACAAGCAACCCAAGTGGTACTGACGGAAAAGGCTACTATCATTGAAGACTTGCACCGATCTGAGGCCTTAAATTCTTCTGTAATACGGCAGGCTTATGCAAATTTAGAAGAAATTTCTGAATTAGCATCCTCTATAGAAGGATCTTTTCATGAAATACAGAAGATTAAAATGGAGGAAATGAATTCTATTTGTTCCGAGATGGCCTCTTTTGGGCAGGTGGTCAAAAGATGGATAGGCGATTTAAAATCTTttcttattaatataatatcagaGATAACGGAGAAAGATTTTGAATCTCACGTGCTGTATCAGTGTCAAATAGGGGCCTTAATTGAGCAAATCAAGCATTCTAATGTGGATTCTTCTTCACTCAGTTGCACTCAAATTCGGTCAAGTTCAATGTGCAGTAATGTGCAGCCATGTTTAGCGGTTGAACATGTTGGAGGCACTAAGGAGCTTCTGAATGAAGCCAAAACAGTTCGAGACATGGTTTCTGTAGAATTAGATAATGTTTTTATAGCAAAGCCTGAAGAATTTGAGAATGAAATAGAGGATCTTGCAGATTATCTATCACTGAAAGGAGAATTTGCTAGAAAAGATGATATTATTGAGGGCCTATTTTTTGACCTTAGACTGTTGCAGGAGTCAACCTCCTACACAAAGGACATGAAAGATAAAATTGAGGAGACAGTCGCCACTTTAATCCAAGTTCAACACGAACTTGCAATGAAAACTTCTCTTGTTGAGAGCATCCTGGAGACGCAAAAGATACTAGAAATACAAATTAATGAAAGTGAAGCTGCACTGCACAGTTCGAGATATAAACTGGAGCAAGCCCAAAATTTATGTGAAGTGCTTTCTAGGGAAAATAAAGTGTTAAGAGACTTGATGGAGGATGAACTTCTCAAGAATGGCGAAATGGAGAAGCAATTGGAAGAGAAGAGTAAGGTTATAAACAGTTTAGAGAGCCAAATCCTTTTGGTTAATTCTTCTGTAGGGGAAAGCTTCTGCTCTTCCGTTGAAGAAATAACAGAAGAACTTAAAGCAATCAATGATGAAAAAGTTCATCTTCAAACAGAGATATTTGACTTAAACGGCAAGCTTGAGATGGCAATGACTTTAGTTGATGAGAAAGAAGCCATAGCTGTTGAAGCTCGTCAG GTGGCGGAGGCAAGTAAAATCTACGCtgaggagaaagaagaggaggtTAAGATTCTTGAGCACTCCATCGGAGAACTTGAAGCTACCATAGGTGTGCTagagaaaaag GTATACGACCTGAAAGAGCAAGTTGAAAGCTATCAGTTGATACGGAAAGCTTTAGAACTTGAAGTTGAAGCACTTACAGGGAGGATTCTTTGGTTGGAAAATTCTGGGGAAGGTTTTGTCGCAGAAGGTCAATGTGTTGAGGGAGGAAAGAGTCAACTATCAAG CAAACTAGATGATGGGATCGCCGAACTTTGTGAAGCAAGAAAATGCATAGAGGATCTTGAGATGGAGAGTAAATTGAAAGAGGAAGAG ATAAAGCAATATAAAGATCACATCTCAGAGCTGGTCCTTCATTCTGAAGCACAGTCCTCATTGTTTCAAGAGAAG TTCAAAGTATTAGAGCATATGATTTCTTCGGTGAAGGTTGAACCATCGGCCTCAAATCCCGAGCCAGGtgcaaataaattagaaaaaacctCTGCGCGCACAAGGGGGTCCAGCTCTCCATTTCGATGCTTAACAAATATGGTTCAGCAAATGAGCATGGAGAAGGACCAAGAACTGGCCATGGCTAGGCTTCGAATAGAAGAACTAGAAGCGCTTGTTTCTAATAAACAAAAAGAG GTTTGCCAGTTAACTGCAAGATTAGCAACAGTTGACACTATGACGCATGATGTCATTAGGGATCTACTGGGTATCAAATTAGATATGACTAATTATGCT aatttgattgATCAAGAACAACTGCAAAAGTTGTTAACAGAGTATCATGAACAAACAGAAAAATCGAAAACTAAG GATATGGAAATCCTAAATCTGAAGAAGCAAATCGATCATCTCATTCATGAAAGAAACAG CTTGATCGAGGAAATAGATCAGAGGAGCGAAGATATACTTGCTTGTCAGCTGACCGTCGAACGGCTTCAGCAGAGAGAACAGTTGCTATTGGCACAGAATGAAATGTTAAAG GTGGACAAAGCCAGTCTTCATCAAAAGATTATAGAATTGGACGAGACAATGGAACTAATCGCTGAATCAAGAAATAGCGAAGACCGTACACAAAAGCCAAGGAATTCG GGGGGTAGTTCAGGAAATTTTGGCAGCGACGAGTTCAGTAAACGATTAGCTCAATCAGATAAGCTTCTTTCTCACGCAAGACATGAGCTTCCTCGGTATCGAAAATCTAGTAACAGCATACAACTTGACTGA